In one window of Mercurialis annua linkage group LG4, ddMerAnnu1.2, whole genome shotgun sequence DNA:
- the LOC126676803 gene encoding protein RSI-1, with translation MGSLKRNSLFLVLSLLLLLTFSDMAEAYKKLRPSDCKPKCTYRCSATSHKKPCMFFCQKCCSKCLCVPPGVYGNKQVCPCYNTWKTKEGRPKCP, from the exons atgGGTAGCCTCAAACGCAATTCCCTCTTCTTGGTCCTCTCTTTGCTTCTCCTGCTCACTTTCTCTGATATGGCTGAG GCTTATAAGAAGCTTCGGCCTTCAG ATTGCAAGCCGAAATGTACGTACCGGTGCTCAGCAACATCACACAAGAAGCCATGCATGTTCTTCTGTCAAAAATGCTGCTCAAAGTGTCTGTGTGTTCCTCCTGGTGTTTATGGTAATAAGCAAGTTTGTCCTTGCTACAATACCTGGAAGACCAAAGAAGGAAGACCTAAATGCCCTTGA